One Streptomyces coeruleorubidus DNA segment encodes these proteins:
- a CDS encoding cell division protein PerM, which translates to MTARRRPPSPLLTRMRDRSPGLVGALVEGAVAAGLGLASFAVLVMMLWITSPYPDSGPGGALHVAAALWLLAHGAELVRTDTLAGVPAPVGVPPLLLLVLPVWLLHRAARDATDGGAVDGDDGTGDGFDAGVEEVQGIAMIAEPLLVSARTAWTGVVLGYLAVAAPAALYAAGGALRPSWVWTGMCVPLVAVVAAGAGVWSAYGRPGGPLRRLVGVLPVGVRPLLLGPGGRPGVAARAAAAGAAVLLGGGALLVALSLVGHGAAAQAALLRLTEGWSGRFAVLLLCAALVPNAAVWAAAYALGPGFALGAGHVVSPLSSAPAPFLPPFPLLAAVPEAGEGRLVHWVAAGVVPVVAGVVVGRVVAKRAASGERGGTRPGGGGDVVWSPGRTARATALAAVLCAAVLAGLAALAGGPLGVTVLARFGPVWWQVGAATLAWLVLVAVPTAVTVRAWRCRAPQADGPTIGKQREGPAAGARKVSRLRKGSRPGRSWFTRTGIAGIAGVAGDAGSAGLTGSAPAAGGDVSPPDGDAKPKTSPPTPDAPYAPFGHDSLYDLQDQDDATFEPYDFLPPHDPVPKPDSP; encoded by the coding sequence ATGACAGCTCGCCGCCGTCCGCCGTCGCCCCTGCTCACCCGGATGCGCGACCGTTCGCCCGGACTGGTCGGTGCCCTCGTGGAGGGTGCGGTCGCGGCGGGCCTCGGGCTCGCGTCGTTCGCCGTGCTGGTGATGATGCTGTGGATCACCTCGCCGTACCCCGACAGCGGGCCCGGCGGCGCGCTGCACGTGGCGGCGGCGCTGTGGCTGCTGGCCCACGGAGCCGAACTGGTCCGCACCGACACACTCGCCGGCGTCCCGGCCCCCGTGGGCGTCCCGCCGCTGCTGCTGCTCGTCCTGCCGGTATGGCTGCTGCACCGGGCGGCGCGGGACGCCACGGACGGGGGGGCGGTGGACGGGGACGACGGCACCGGCGACGGCTTCGACGCGGGCGTCGAGGAGGTGCAGGGCATCGCGATGATCGCGGAACCGTTGCTGGTCTCCGCCCGTACCGCCTGGACGGGCGTCGTCCTCGGTTACCTCGCCGTCGCCGCGCCCGCCGCCCTGTACGCCGCGGGCGGTGCGCTGCGGCCGTCGTGGGTGTGGACCGGGATGTGCGTGCCGCTGGTCGCCGTCGTGGCGGCGGGGGCGGGTGTGTGGTCGGCGTACGGCCGTCCGGGCGGGCCGTTGCGGCGGCTGGTGGGCGTGCTGCCGGTGGGAGTACGGCCGCTGCTCCTCGGGCCGGGCGGGCGCCCGGGTGTCGCCGCCCGGGCCGCGGCGGCCGGGGCTGCGGTGCTCCTCGGGGGCGGTGCGCTGCTGGTGGCGTTGTCGCTGGTGGGGCACGGCGCGGCGGCCCAGGCGGCGTTGCTGCGGCTGACGGAGGGGTGGTCGGGTCGGTTCGCGGTGCTGCTGCTGTGTGCGGCCCTGGTGCCGAACGCGGCGGTGTGGGCCGCCGCCTATGCCCTCGGCCCCGGCTTCGCGCTCGGCGCCGGTCACGTCGTCAGCCCGCTGTCCTCCGCGCCGGCTCCGTTCCTCCCGCCGTTTCCGCTGCTGGCGGCGGTGCCGGAGGCGGGGGAGGGGCGGTTGGTGCACTGGGTGGCGGCCGGGGTCGTGCCGGTGGTCGCCGGGGTGGTCGTCGGCCGGGTCGTGGCGAAGAGGGCGGCTTCCGGAGAGCGCGGCGGTACGCGGCCGGGCGGCGGGGGCGATGTCGTCTGGTCGCCGGGGCGCACCGCCCGTGCCACCGCCCTCGCGGCCGTGCTGTGCGCGGCCGTACTGGCGGGGCTCGCCGCGCTGGCGGGCGGGCCGCTCGGGGTCACGGTCCTGGCCCGGTTCGGGCCCGTGTGGTGGCAGGTGGGTGCGGCGACGCTGGCGTGGCTGGTGCTGGTGGCCGTCCCGACGGCGGTGACCGTACGGGCCTGGCGGTGCCGGGCGCCTCAGGCGGACGGGCCGACCATCGGCAAGCAGCGGGAGGGCCCGGCCGCGGGCGCCCGAAAGGTCAGCCGACTGCGGAAGGGCTCGCGCCCTGGCCGGAGCTGGTTCACACGCACCGGGATCGCCGGGATCGCCGGAGTCGCCGGGGATGCAGGGAGCGCCGGGCTCACCGGAAGCGCTCCAGCCGCCGGAGGCGATGTCTCCCCGCCCGACGGGGACGCGAAGCCGAAGACCTCACCCCCCACACCGGACGCCCCCTACGCCCCCTTCGGCCACGACTCCCTGTACGACCTCCAGGACCAGGACGACGCCACATTCGAACCGTACGACTTCCTGCCCCCGCACGACCCGGTCCCGAAGCCGGACAGCCCCTGA
- a CDS encoding helix-turn-helix domain-containing protein, whose amino-acid sequence MTQSPAVPLPPPKERRRLREAASLTRAQLASRVGVTSETVRGWETGRSTPRGRKAEKYAKLLNSLGGQAEVTPPHAERKAAAASDRSRPSAGDRGRASGRNRGRTSVTDQDRTTAGHRSRASTTERSRVADRNHAIGTDRGRTPVADHRHTTVADRGHTTGTDRHPVPARAATPRRPDDSTAALTPDQAFDALYAFCAPALVRQAYLLTGRRELAREAVEWAFHIAWQRWPEVARDRDPASWVRAVAYDCALSPWHRFRPRFRHPEPPPSDAFDRALLDTLLQLPPSYRRTLLLYDGVGLGLPETAAETEASSRAAANRLMHAREAVAERLPELADPEVLHWRLVELASIERLRAAKPLDVRRTGERRARFWTRAAIAFTIALIAATALTARTAPTHYEPPVPPGETVQGVPPPVAPGPLSESERELRAKLREEELRGPVRLMPQPR is encoded by the coding sequence GTGACACAGAGCCCTGCCGTCCCGCTTCCCCCGCCCAAGGAACGCCGGCGCCTGCGCGAGGCCGCCTCGCTGACGCGGGCTCAACTGGCCTCCCGGGTGGGTGTCACCAGCGAGACGGTGCGCGGATGGGAGACCGGCCGCTCGACGCCGCGCGGCCGGAAAGCGGAGAAGTACGCGAAGCTGCTGAACTCACTGGGCGGCCAGGCGGAAGTGACACCGCCTCATGCGGAGCGCAAGGCCGCCGCCGCGAGCGATCGCAGCCGCCCCTCGGCCGGGGACCGCGGCCGCGCCTCCGGCAGGAACCGGGGCCGCACCTCCGTCACGGACCAGGACCGCACCACAGCCGGCCACCGAAGCCGGGCCTCGACCACCGAACGCAGCCGCGTCGCCGACCGGAACCACGCCATCGGCACCGACCGCGGCCGCACCCCCGTCGCCGACCACCGCCACACCACCGTCGCCGACCGGGGCCACACCACCGGCACCGACCGGCACCCCGTCCCCGCCCGGGCAGCAACCCCGCGGCGGCCGGACGACTCGACCGCCGCTCTGACCCCCGATCAGGCCTTCGACGCGCTGTACGCGTTCTGCGCGCCCGCGCTCGTCCGGCAGGCCTACCTGCTGACCGGCCGCCGTGAGCTGGCGCGGGAGGCGGTCGAGTGGGCCTTCCACATCGCCTGGCAGCGCTGGCCCGAGGTGGCCCGCGACCGCGATCCGGCGAGCTGGGTGCGGGCGGTGGCGTACGACTGTGCCCTTTCCCCGTGGCACCGGTTCCGCCCCCGCTTCCGGCACCCCGAGCCGCCGCCCTCCGACGCGTTCGACCGCGCGCTGCTGGACACCCTGCTGCAGCTGCCGCCTTCGTACCGCCGCACGCTGCTGCTGTACGACGGTGTCGGTCTCGGCCTGCCGGAGACGGCGGCGGAGACGGAGGCGAGCAGCCGCGCGGCCGCGAACCGGCTGATGCACGCGCGGGAGGCGGTCGCCGAGCGGCTGCCGGAGCTGGCGGACCCGGAGGTGCTCCACTGGCGGCTGGTCGAACTGGCCTCCATCGAGCGGCTGCGGGCCGCCAAACCACTGGACGTGCGCCGGACCGGGGAACGCCGGGCCCGTTTCTGGACCCGGGCCGCCATCGCCTTCACGATCGCCCTGATCGCAGCCACGGCCCTCACCGCCCGCACGGCCCCCACGCACTACGAGCCACCGGTGCCGCCGGGCGAGACCGTCCAGGGCGTGCCGCCACCGGTCGCACCCGGACCGCTGTCGGAGTCGGAGCGGGAGCTGCGGGCGAAGCTGCGCGAGGAGGAGCTGCGCGGGCCGGTCCGGCTGATGCCGCAGCCACGCTGA